The genomic region AGTATTCTCTAAAATGTATAATGTTCCTATTTACGCTAATGAGCCTACAGCCCGGCTTTTGGAAAATAACTTTACGCCAAATATAAAAATCCGCAGAATTTTATCTCAGGAAGCAATTAAAATCGGTGAAATAAAAGTGCATCCGTTCAGTGTACCGCATAACAGCGCTGATCCGTTGGGATTTACGATTTCAGCAAAAAAGAAAAAAGCGGGCATACTCACCGATTGCGGCTTTGCCACCGGTTTGATTAAACAACGGTTAAAAGGCGTGGATTTGCTCTTGATAGAATCTAATTATGATGAAGGAATGTTGAAGCATTCTTCCTATCCATGGTCGATAAAGCAAAGAATAAGCGGCAGACTCGGTCATTTATCAAACAAGGAAGCTGCGGCGCTGATAGCCGAAATATTTGAAGGTAGGCCTGCGAAGGTGATATTGGGTCATATCTCAGAAAATACCAATACGTTTGAATTGGCTGATAATGCCGTAAAATCTGCGTTACGCGGTAATGGCGATTCAGTTCACCAAATCTTCTCCGCCCCAAGAGATAAATTAGGTCCGGTATATAATTTATAAATATTTTCGAATCATTGATAATTAAAGTCTAAGTGCAACTAACCTGCCGATTAATTATATTTTAACGACGATAAAGAAAAAAGACTATTGGTTGACCCGATACGTAAATGTAAAATAATATTTCAGGAGAATATTAAAATGAGAAAAATTTGGATAATGTTGGCTCTGGTTGGATTGCTCGCCGGTTGTTCAAAAAATGCAGAAGAAAAAGTCGGAATGGAGACAAATATGACCCATGAAACGCTTACTCAAGAGCAGATTAAATTAATAATGGAAGAAGTATCTGCATTGGGTACTCCAACGATAGAAGCTGACGAGGTAGCAGTAATTGAAACTAAGTTCGGAAGAATTGTAATTGAATTCGATATAGAAAATGCGCCTGTTCATGCGGCAAACTTCAAAAAATTAGCTCAAGCCGGCTATTATGATGGAATAACATTTCACCGGATAATTCCCGGATTTATGATTCAGGGCGGTGATATAAACTCTCGTGACGATGATCCGACCAATGACGGTATGGGCGGTCC from Candidatus Neomarinimicrobiota bacterium harbors:
- a CDS encoding MBL fold metallo-hydrolase translates to MKVITLASGSKANSTYIESGETRLIFDFGLSCKATVQRLKEIGIMPMSLSGIFISHEHQDHCRGLKVFSKMYNVPIYANEPTARLLENNFTPNIKIRRILSQEAIKIGEIKVHPFSVPHNSADPLGFTISAKKKKAGILTDCGFATGLIKQRLKGVDLLLIESNYDEGMLKHSSYPWSIKQRISGRLGHLSNKEAAALIAEIFEGRPAKVILGHISENTNTFELADNAVKSALRGNGDSVHQIFSAPRDKLGPVYNL